From Rhodopseudomonas palustris, a single genomic window includes:
- a CDS encoding SDR family oxidoreductase has translation MKSVVVTGVSTGIGHAIAKMLLDKGFRVFGSVRKHSDAERLIVEFGPGFTPLVLDVTDEVAIRAAADQVRTALDGETLAGLVNNAGIAVAGAVLDLPADEFRRQFEVNVIGPIVATQAFAPLLGTDRSLRGAPGRIVMMSSIAAKFGNPLMAAYSASKYALNGLSDGLRRELMLFGIDVVVVMPGAVKTPIWGKAEREDVSRFANSPFYPALQKLRALLPEMDESGLPPETIAQHVHDALTAPSPKAHDVITPGPLQFWLSTKLPPRWVDKVVAKRLGLKPKI, from the coding sequence ATGAAGTCTGTCGTCGTCACCGGCGTGTCCACCGGGATTGGCCATGCCATTGCGAAAATGTTGCTGGACAAGGGATTTCGCGTGTTCGGCAGCGTGCGCAAGCACAGCGATGCCGAGCGGCTGATCGTCGAATTCGGGCCTGGTTTCACGCCGCTGGTGCTGGACGTGACCGACGAGGTCGCGATCCGAGCCGCGGCCGACCAGGTCCGGACGGCGCTCGACGGCGAAACGCTCGCCGGTCTGGTCAACAACGCCGGTATCGCGGTGGCAGGCGCGGTGCTGGATCTGCCCGCCGATGAATTCCGCCGCCAGTTCGAGGTCAATGTGATCGGGCCGATCGTCGCGACCCAGGCGTTTGCGCCGCTGCTCGGCACCGACCGGTCGCTGCGCGGGGCGCCGGGTCGGATCGTGATGATGTCGTCGATCGCCGCCAAGTTCGGCAATCCGCTGATGGCGGCGTACTCCGCCTCCAAGTACGCGCTGAACGGGCTGTCGGACGGGCTGCGGCGCGAGCTGATGCTGTTCGGCATCGATGTCGTGGTGGTCATGCCGGGCGCGGTGAAGACGCCGATCTGGGGCAAGGCCGAGCGGGAGGACGTGTCGCGGTTTGCGAACTCGCCATTCTATCCCGCGCTGCAGAAGCTGCGCGCGCTGCTGCCGGAGATGGACGAAAGCGGCTTGCCGCCGGAGACGATCGCGCAGCACGTCCATGACGCGCTGACGGCGCCGTCACCGAAGGCGCACGACGTCATCACCCCTGGACCGCTGCAGTTCTGGCTCTCGACCAAGCTGCCGCCGCGGTGGGTCGACAAGGTCGTGGCGAAAAGGCTTGGGTTGAAGCCGAAGATCTAG
- a CDS encoding ABC transporter permease/substrate-binding protein, with translation MSLFADPRWRDALANLPDYLGAHVRVSLAALALGLIVSLPLAIVARHRPVLRGTLLGFAGIVQTIPGLALLALFYPLLLALAALSASAFSVSFSAFGFLPAVLALALYSMLPVLRNTITGLDGIDPALIEAAQGVGMTERQVLTMVELPLALPVIMAGIRTAAVWVIGTATLSTPIGQTSLGNYIFAGLQTQNWILVLFGCAAAAALALAVDQLLALVEIGLRRGSRWRIGFGTAGIAAIVIATLMPSAAGRTAYVIGAKTFTEQYVLAALLQQRLDASGLAATTRAGLGSGVIYDALKGGDIDAYVDYSGTLWANQFKHPGIAARDEVLADLKTDLAKDGVTLLGELGFANAYALVMPRAKAEPLNIRSIADLAARAPQMTIAGDYEFFSRPEWANLRSAYRLAFKTERQMQPDFMYGAVASGDVDLIAGYTSDGLIAKYDLVVLDDPKQAIPPYDAVLLIAPQRAGDAKLRATLTPLLGRIDIDAMRAANLQVGSVGTPDSVARALWDRVKPR, from the coding sequence ATGAGCCTGTTTGCCGATCCGCGCTGGCGCGACGCGCTGGCCAATCTGCCTGACTATCTCGGCGCCCATGTCCGCGTCAGCCTCGCGGCGCTCGCGCTCGGACTGATCGTCAGCCTGCCGCTGGCGATCGTTGCCCGCCATCGTCCGGTGCTCCGCGGCACCCTGCTCGGCTTCGCCGGCATCGTGCAGACCATCCCCGGCCTCGCGCTGCTGGCGCTGTTCTATCCGCTGCTGCTGGCACTGGCGGCGCTGTCGGCGAGCGCCTTCAGCGTCAGTTTCTCCGCCTTCGGATTTCTGCCCGCGGTGCTGGCGCTGGCGCTGTATTCGATGCTGCCGGTGCTGCGCAACACCATTACCGGGCTCGACGGCATCGATCCGGCGCTGATCGAAGCGGCGCAAGGCGTCGGCATGACCGAACGTCAGGTGCTGACCATGGTCGAGCTGCCGCTGGCGCTCCCGGTGATCATGGCCGGCATCCGCACCGCCGCGGTGTGGGTGATCGGCACCGCGACGCTGTCGACGCCGATCGGCCAGACCAGTCTCGGCAACTACATCTTCGCCGGGCTGCAGACCCAGAATTGGATTCTGGTGTTGTTCGGCTGCGCTGCCGCCGCCGCGCTGGCGCTCGCGGTCGATCAATTGCTGGCGCTGGTGGAGATCGGCCTGCGCCGCGGCAGCCGCTGGCGGATCGGCTTCGGCACCGCAGGCATCGCCGCGATCGTGATCGCGACACTGATGCCAAGCGCAGCGGGGCGAACCGCCTATGTGATCGGCGCCAAGACTTTCACCGAGCAATACGTGCTCGCCGCGCTGCTGCAGCAACGCCTCGACGCCAGCGGTCTTGCGGCCACCACGCGTGCCGGGCTCGGCTCCGGCGTGATCTACGACGCGCTCAAAGGCGGCGATATCGACGCCTATGTCGACTACTCCGGCACACTGTGGGCCAATCAGTTCAAGCATCCCGGGATCGCCGCGCGGGACGAGGTGCTTGCGGACCTGAAGACCGACCTTGCCAAGGACGGCGTCACCCTGCTCGGCGAGCTCGGCTTCGCCAATGCCTACGCGCTGGTGATGCCGCGTGCCAAGGCCGAACCGCTGAACATCCGCTCGATCGCCGACCTCGCCGCCCGCGCGCCACAGATGACCATCGCCGGCGACTACGAGTTCTTCTCGCGGCCGGAATGGGCCAATCTGCGCAGCGCCTATCGGTTGGCGTTCAAGACCGAGCGGCAGATGCAGCCGGATTTCATGTATGGCGCCGTCGCCTCCGGCGACGTCGACCTGATCGCCGGCTACACCTCGGACGGGCTGATCGCCAAATACGACCTCGTGGTGCTCGACGATCCGAAGCAGGCGATCCCGCCCTACGACGCGGTGCTGCTGATCGCGCCGCAGCGCGCCGGCGACGCCAAACTGCGCGCGACGCTGACGCCCCTGCTCGGCCGCATCGACATCGACGCGATGCGCGCCGCAAACCTGCAGGTGGGATCAGTCGGCACGCCGGATTCGGTCGCGCGCGCGTTGTGGGACCGCGTGAAGCCGCGCTGA
- a CDS encoding ATP-binding cassette domain-containing protein: MTNAASPMIAYDSVAKSFGGGRIKAIDGVSLAVQRGELLAIVGGSGSGKTTLLRLTNRLIDADAGAIAIDGSDVRTADPIALRRGIGMVFQNGGLFPHLTVAGNIGITPKLLNWPKAEIAARVDALLDLVRLDPAQHRDRLPHELSGGQRQRVGVARALAARPEIVLMDEPFGALDPLTRDALGEHFRALHDRLQLTTVLITHDITEALLLADRIAVMHRGRLLALGTAAELAASRDAYVAELLRTPRRQAQRLGALLPRDGAA, translated from the coding sequence ATGACGAACGCAGCTTCGCCGATGATCGCCTACGACAGTGTCGCCAAGAGTTTCGGCGGCGGCCGAATCAAGGCGATCGACGGCGTCTCGCTCGCAGTGCAGCGCGGCGAACTGCTCGCCATCGTCGGCGGCTCGGGCTCCGGCAAGACCACGCTGCTGCGGCTGACCAATCGGCTGATCGACGCCGACGCCGGCGCCATTGCGATCGATGGAAGCGATGTCCGGACTGCCGATCCGATCGCGCTCCGGCGCGGCATCGGCATGGTGTTCCAGAATGGCGGGCTGTTCCCGCACCTCACCGTCGCCGGCAATATCGGCATCACGCCGAAGCTGCTGAACTGGCCGAAGGCGGAGATCGCCGCGCGCGTCGACGCACTGCTCGATCTGGTGCGGCTCGATCCGGCGCAGCATCGGGACCGGCTGCCGCACGAACTTTCCGGCGGCCAGCGCCAACGCGTCGGCGTCGCCCGCGCGCTCGCGGCCAGGCCGGAGATCGTGCTGATGGACGAGCCGTTCGGCGCGCTCGATCCGCTGACCCGCGATGCCCTCGGCGAACACTTTCGCGCCCTGCACGACAGGCTGCAGCTCACCACCGTGCTGATCACCCACGATATCACCGAAGCACTGCTGCTGGCCGACCGCATCGCGGTGATGCATCGCGGACGGCTGCTGGCGCTCGGCACGGCAGCCGAGCTTGCAGCCAGCCGTGACGCTTACGTCGCCGAACTGTTGCGGACGCCGCGCCGGCAGGCGCAGCGGCTCGGCGCGTTGCTGCCGCGGGACGGCGCGGCATGA
- a CDS encoding ABC transporter ATP-binding protein, whose translation MSARGVEWSQQAGKRGEGVIQTDSAAVALQDATVAFRLADARTYTAVEHATLTVADGEFVAIVGPTGCGKSTLLNVAAGLLRPAAGAVRIFGAPLDGLNPQAGYLFQADALFPWKTAIDNVAIGLEIAGTPRGDALARAQGWLETVGLGAFAQRYPHMLSGGQRKRVGLAQVLIRDPKILLMDEPFGPLDAQTRQIMGNLLLQLWSAHKKAVLFVTHDLEEAIALADRVVIMSAGPSSRIVGDWRIELPRPRDIFEIRLTHDFHTLHREIWAVLREQVMKAYGQSGQAVA comes from the coding sequence ATGTCGGCGCGCGGCGTTGAATGGTCGCAGCAAGCAGGCAAGCGGGGAGAGGGCGTGATTCAGACGGACAGTGCGGCGGTGGCGCTGCAGGACGCCACGGTGGCGTTCCGGCTCGCGGATGCGCGGACCTATACGGCGGTGGAGCATGCGACGCTGACGGTGGCGGACGGCGAGTTCGTTGCCATCGTCGGGCCCACCGGCTGCGGCAAGTCGACGTTGCTCAACGTGGCGGCCGGGCTGCTCCGCCCCGCCGCCGGCGCGGTGCGGATTTTCGGCGCCCCGCTCGACGGCCTCAATCCGCAGGCCGGCTATCTGTTTCAGGCCGATGCGCTGTTTCCGTGGAAGACTGCGATCGACAACGTCGCGATCGGCCTGGAGATCGCCGGCACGCCGCGCGGTGATGCGCTGGCCCGCGCCCAGGGCTGGCTGGAGACGGTCGGGCTCGGCGCGTTCGCGCAGCGCTATCCGCACATGCTGTCGGGCGGCCAACGCAAGCGCGTCGGCCTCGCGCAGGTGCTGATCCGCGATCCGAAGATCCTGCTGATGGACGAGCCGTTCGGCCCGCTCGACGCCCAGACCCGGCAGATTATGGGGAATCTGCTGCTGCAGCTGTGGAGCGCGCACAAAAAGGCGGTGCTGTTCGTCACTCATGATCTCGAAGAGGCGATCGCGCTTGCCGACCGGGTGGTGATCATGTCGGCCGGACCGTCGTCGCGCATCGTCGGCGACTGGCGAATCGAACTGCCGCGGCCGCGCGACATCTTCGAAATCCGCCTGACCCACGACTTCCACACGCTCCACCGCGAGATCTGGGCCGTGCTGCGCGAGCAGGTGATGAAGGCGTATGGGCAGAGCGGGCAGGCGGTGGCGTGA
- a CDS encoding ABC transporter permease: MSRVKLLTLQFLVAIVALAVWQVLTTVPIAGRLLLPPFFFSTPVDVAKQVIAWFASGMIWKHLLITLWESLLAFVIGSVAGVLVGFWFARQPRVAAVFDPYVKMVNALPRVVLAPIFTLWLGLGIWSKVALGVTLVFFVVFFNVYQGVKETSATLVDNARMLGMSERQMMRHVFWPSALSWMFSSLHTAIGFAVVGAVVGEYLGAAAGLGYLIQQAEGTFHVAGVFAGMFVLSVFVILIDLAVSLVERRLLVWRPQPSGAQQAD; the protein is encoded by the coding sequence GTGTCTCGCGTAAAGCTCCTGACGCTCCAGTTCCTCGTCGCGATCGTCGCGCTGGCGGTGTGGCAGGTGCTCACCACTGTGCCGATCGCGGGCAGGCTGCTGCTGCCGCCGTTCTTCTTCTCGACGCCGGTGGATGTGGCCAAGCAGGTGATCGCCTGGTTCGCTTCCGGGATGATCTGGAAGCATCTGCTGATCACGCTGTGGGAATCGCTGCTCGCCTTCGTAATCGGCTCGGTCGCGGGCGTGCTGGTCGGGTTCTGGTTCGCCCGGCAGCCGCGGGTGGCGGCGGTGTTCGATCCCTATGTGAAGATGGTCAACGCGCTGCCGCGCGTGGTGCTGGCGCCGATCTTCACGCTGTGGCTCGGGCTCGGCATCTGGTCGAAGGTCGCACTCGGCGTCACGCTGGTGTTCTTCGTGGTGTTCTTCAACGTCTATCAGGGCGTCAAGGAGACCAGCGCGACGCTGGTCGACAACGCCCGGATGCTCGGCATGAGCGAGCGGCAGATGATGCGCCACGTGTTCTGGCCGTCGGCGCTGTCCTGGATGTTCTCGTCGCTGCACACCGCGATCGGCTTCGCCGTGGTCGGCGCGGTGGTCGGCGAGTATCTCGGCGCCGCGGCCGGGCTCGGCTATCTGATCCAGCAAGCCGAGGGCACCTTCCACGTCGCCGGGGTGTTCGCCGGGATGTTCGTGCTGTCGGTGTTCGTGATCCTGATCGACCTCGCGGTCAGCCTGGTCGAGCGGCGCCTGCTGGTGTGGCGGCCGCAGCCGAGCGGAGCGCAGCAGGCGGACTAG
- a CDS encoding ABC transporter substrate-binding protein, producing the protein MKAGFRHFVAALAALLLTAGAAQAQSKVTIAIGGGACLCYLPTVLAKQLGEYDKAGLSVELVDLKGGSDALKAVLGGSADVVSGYFDHTVNLAAKKQEMQSFVVYDRYPGLVLVVSPGHTAEIKSIKDLAGKKVGVSAPGSSTDFFLKYLLKKHGIDPNNVSVIGVGLGATAVAAMQQGQIDAAVMLDPAVTILQAAHADLRILSDTRTEHDTREVFGGDYPGGALYSTVAWIKAHPKEAQSLTNAIFATLQWIHSHSAEEIADKMPPNIVGKDKAQYVAALKNTIPMYSTTGLMDPKGADAVLAVFSTSSPEVAKANIDVTKTYTNAFAEQAAKGAGASK; encoded by the coding sequence ATGAAGGCCGGCTTTCGACACTTCGTTGCGGCGCTCGCCGCGCTCCTGCTCACCGCCGGCGCCGCGCAGGCGCAGAGCAAGGTGACGATCGCGATCGGCGGCGGCGCCTGCCTGTGCTATCTGCCGACCGTGCTGGCCAAGCAGCTCGGCGAATACGACAAGGCCGGGCTCAGCGTCGAACTGGTCGACCTCAAGGGCGGATCGGATGCGCTGAAAGCCGTGCTCGGCGGCAGCGCCGACGTCGTCTCCGGCTATTTCGACCACACCGTCAATCTCGCCGCCAAGAAGCAGGAGATGCAGTCGTTCGTGGTGTACGACCGCTATCCCGGTCTGGTGCTGGTGGTGTCGCCCGGCCACACCGCGGAGATCAAGTCGATCAAGGATCTCGCCGGCAAGAAGGTGGGCGTCAGCGCGCCGGGGTCGTCGACCGACTTCTTCCTGAAGTATCTCTTGAAGAAGCACGGCATCGATCCCAACAACGTGTCGGTGATCGGCGTCGGGCTCGGTGCCACCGCGGTGGCGGCGATGCAGCAGGGCCAGATCGACGCCGCGGTGATGCTCGATCCGGCGGTGACGATCCTGCAGGCGGCGCACGCCGACCTGCGCATCCTCAGCGACACCCGCACCGAACACGACACCCGCGAGGTGTTCGGCGGCGACTATCCGGGCGGCGCGCTGTATTCGACCGTGGCCTGGATCAAGGCGCATCCGAAGGAGGCGCAGAGCCTGACCAACGCGATCTTCGCCACGCTGCAATGGATCCACAGCCATTCCGCCGAGGAGATCGCCGACAAGATGCCGCCGAACATCGTCGGCAAGGACAAGGCGCAATACGTCGCCGCGCTCAAGAACACGATCCCGATGTATTCGACCACCGGCCTGATGGACCCGAAGGGCGCAGACGCCGTGCTCGCGGTGTTCAGCACCAGTTCGCCGGAGGTGGCGAAGGCCAATATCGACGTCACCAAGACCTACACCAACGCCTTCGCCGAGCAGGCGGCGAAGGGTGCCGGCGCTTCGAAGTGA
- a CDS encoding NUDIX hydrolase — protein sequence MIDPGPVTIHRVNNLDLWVSGFAWPFADKRRAEIDAHFAERQEAQPKLWNGRVLLGRRPRFDGGCFSAEYFEVDYASFLSWRDWDFPDPSVFNGFGMGVIRAADGAIVLGEMGAHTANAGKVYFAGGTPDLSDVRNHRLDIAASVTREVKEETGLVRSDYRAADHWHCVEAGALVAMLRILDVYLPGEALKERIEAYLARDEQPEFSRMHLVRSKDDFLPTMPRFVTTYLTMLLSGED from the coding sequence GTGATCGATCCGGGGCCCGTCACGATCCACCGGGTGAACAATCTCGATCTGTGGGTCAGCGGCTTTGCCTGGCCGTTCGCGGACAAGCGCCGCGCCGAGATCGACGCGCATTTTGCCGAGCGCCAGGAGGCGCAGCCGAAACTGTGGAACGGCCGCGTGCTGCTCGGCCGCCGGCCGCGGTTCGACGGCGGCTGTTTCAGCGCCGAGTATTTCGAGGTCGACTACGCCAGCTTCCTGTCCTGGCGGGATTGGGACTTCCCCGACCCCTCGGTGTTCAACGGCTTCGGTATGGGGGTGATCCGGGCCGCTGACGGCGCGATCGTGCTGGGCGAGATGGGCGCCCACACCGCCAACGCCGGCAAGGTGTATTTCGCCGGCGGCACGCCCGATCTGTCCGACGTTCGCAACCACCGCCTCGACATCGCCGCCAGCGTCACGCGCGAGGTCAAGGAGGAGACCGGGCTGGTGCGGTCAGATTATCGCGCGGCGGATCATTGGCACTGCGTCGAGGCCGGCGCGCTGGTGGCGATGCTGCGGATCCTCGACGTGTACTTGCCGGGCGAGGCGCTGAAAGAACGGATCGAGGCGTATCTGGCGCGGGACGAGCAGCCGGAATTCAGCCGCATGCACCTGGTACGGTCGAAGGA